In the Halichoerus grypus chromosome 4, mHalGry1.hap1.1, whole genome shotgun sequence genome, one interval contains:
- the NPPC gene encoding C-type natriuretic peptide, with protein sequence MHLSQLLACALLLTLLSLRPSEAKPGAPPKVPRTPPGEELAEPQAAGGGQKKGDKTPGGGGANLKGDRSRLLRDLRVDTKSRAAWARLLHEHPNARKYKGGNKKGLSKGCFGLKLDRIGSMSGLGC encoded by the exons ATGCACCTCTCCCAGCTGCTGGCCTGCGCCCTGCTGCTCACGCTACTCTCGCTCCGGCCCTCCGAAGCCAAGCCCGGGGCGCCGCCGAAG GTCCCGCGAACTCCGCCGGGAGAGGAGCTGGCCGAGCCCCAGGCTGCGGGCGGCGGTCAGAAGAAGGGCGACAAAACTCCCGGGGGCGGCGGCGCCAACCTCAAGGGCGACCGGTCGCGACTGCTCCGCGACCTGCGCGTGGACACCAAGTCGCGGGCGGCGTGGGCCCGCCTTCTGCATGAGCACCCCAACGCGCGCAAATACAAAGGAGGCAACAAGAAGGGCTTGTCCAAGGGCTGCTTCGGCCTCAAGCTGGACCGGATCGGCTCCATGAGCGGCTTGGGATGTTAG